In bacterium, the following are encoded in one genomic region:
- a CDS encoding ImmA/IrrE family metallo-endopeptidase, giving the protein MSFQFMCPFIRKEELWGRAEDIRTTYLVDYKLPIDSELICEKAGLDVVPTAMPNVFDCCIIVSRNELCVSLNRYLDDRNENRLRFTFAHELGHFILHRSILEELSLQTIDDYLEFLDAEQDEAYLRFEFQANEFAGRLLVPRDLLQERFEKLISSIPSDQRAFVADNLDYLKTVASEKICVEFGVSPRVIAIRLEREGLWPPRL; this is encoded by the coding sequence ATGAGCTTTCAATTCATGTGTCCCTTCATCAGAAAGGAAGAGCTTTGGGGGAGGGCGGAAGATATTCGGACCACTTACCTAGTGGACTATAAATTACCTATTGATAGCGAGCTGATATGCGAAAAGGCAGGCTTGGATGTAGTACCAACAGCTATGCCGAATGTATTCGATTGTTGCATCATTGTAAGTAGAAATGAGTTATGTGTTAGTCTGAATAGATATTTAGATGACCGTAACGAAAATCGTCTTCGTTTCACTTTTGCGCACGAATTGGGGCACTTCATCTTACACCGGAGCATTCTTGAAGAGTTAAGTCTGCAAACGATAGATGATTATCTGGAATTCTTGGATGCAGAGCAAGATGAAGCGTATTTACGTTTTGAGTTTCAAGCCAATGAATTTGCAGGGCGTCTGTTAGTGCCTAGAGACCTGCTTCAAGAGAGATTCGAAAAGCTAATAAGCTCGATTCCGTCTGACCAACGGGCATTTGTTGCAGATAATCTTGACTACCTAAAAACCGTGGCGAGCGAAAAGATTTGTGTCGAGTTTGGTGTTTCCCCAAGAGTCATAGCAATAAGGCTCGAACGCGAAGGGTTGTGGCCTCCCAGGTTGTAG
- a CDS encoding retropepsin-like aspartic protease yields MTGKTLQRNALSLPLALALAAAWLPGCEGAGDAGALWEVHQRLVLGRGELPRAGSLIFTTDVLGYLTESELEYRLGEDGSLEGFRIIPLSGPDQGLVVWSPDGGLEKTTGGAVRRLSPRENEEAAINALFLSGAYLELEPSFGPEGEVILNWDGALLRLTLEPDGRLSGAEVFFDERIWYAGFGEPGDGAPHLSRTVSVNPGDSPAYELERAEFRELDPGEVDLTPPEPSGLVYDESAERTIPLRLAGGMLLASATVGGLELELAVDSGAAISYLRPDVAEKLGLVPVGESLVVSLGNDATGHGVAVVDGLVIGPVTLEGQTVVIGEPSFLLSLVAPFDGLIGYDLLGQVPARLDVEAGTLELLPPGAEPVVPPGAVVVPIHLPGRLPQVPGELEGVGGLSFILDSGSPLELLVLPRSAGRLMDLSGAQPGDYTFMSLTGLGGIMGALLRQADYYLVGAQPATGVHPSFWRVDDPRVTYTLGEAGGPLSVMDADALLGLPFLVRFAAVIFDYPRERLILEPRAEGPAE; encoded by the coding sequence ATGACGGGAAAGACTCTCCAGCGGAACGCCCTGTCCCTCCCCCTCGCCCTGGCGCTGGCGGCGGCGTGGCTTCCCGGGTGCGAAGGGGCCGGCGACGCCGGGGCCCTCTGGGAGGTTCACCAACGGCTCGTCCTGGGACGGGGGGAGCTCCCCCGCGCGGGGAGCCTCATCTTCACCACGGACGTCCTGGGGTACCTCACCGAGTCGGAGCTGGAGTACCGCCTCGGGGAGGACGGCTCGCTGGAGGGTTTCCGGATCATCCCGCTCAGCGGTCCCGACCAGGGGCTCGTCGTCTGGTCGCCGGACGGGGGATTGGAAAAGACCACGGGGGGCGCCGTCCGCCGCCTCTCCCCCCGCGAGAACGAGGAGGCGGCGATCAACGCCCTGTTCCTGAGCGGGGCCTACCTGGAGCTCGAACCCTCCTTCGGGCCGGAGGGCGAGGTGATTTTAAACTGGGACGGGGCGCTGCTCAGGCTCACCCTGGAGCCCGACGGGCGCCTGTCCGGGGCCGAGGTGTTCTTCGACGAACGTATCTGGTACGCGGGCTTCGGCGAGCCGGGCGACGGGGCGCCGCACCTCTCCCGCACCGTCTCCGTGAACCCCGGCGATTCCCCCGCCTACGAGCTCGAGCGGGCGGAGTTCCGGGAGCTGGACCCCGGGGAGGTGGACCTGACCCCGCCCGAGCCCTCGGGCCTGGTCTACGACGAGAGCGCGGAGCGCACCATCCCGTTGCGCCTGGCGGGTGGTATGCTCCTGGCGTCGGCGACCGTGGGCGGCCTCGAGCTGGAGCTCGCGGTGGATTCCGGCGCGGCGATAAGCTACCTTCGGCCCGATGTCGCTGAAAAACTCGGGCTCGTCCCCGTCGGCGAGAGCCTGGTCGTCTCCCTGGGCAACGACGCCACGGGGCACGGCGTGGCCGTGGTGGACGGGCTCGTAATCGGGCCGGTGACACTCGAGGGGCAGACGGTGGTCATCGGGGAGCCGTCGTTCCTGTTGAGCCTCGTCGCCCCCTTCGACGGGCTGATCGGTTACGATCTGCTGGGTCAGGTCCCGGCGCGGCTGGACGTGGAGGCCGGCACCCTGGAGCTCCTGCCGCCCGGTGCGGAGCCCGTGGTCCCCCCGGGGGCGGTGGTGGTCCCGATACACCTGCCGGGGCGGCTGCCGCAGGTCCCGGGCGAATTGGAGGGGGTGGGCGGCCTTTCCTTCATACTGGATTCGGGGTCGCCGCTGGAGCTCCTGGTCCTGCCGCGCAGCGCGGGCCGGCTGATGGACCTCTCGGGGGCGCAGCCCGGGGATTACACCTTCATGAGCCTGACGGGGCTCGGCGGGATCATGGGGGCGCTCTTACGGCAGGCGGATTACTACCTCGTCGGCGCTCAACCGGCGACGGGCGTACATCCTTCGTTCTGGCGGGTGGACGACCCCCGGGTGACCTACACCCTGGGCGAGGCCGGGGGGCCGCTGTCCGTCATGGACGCCGACGCGCTGCTGGGGCTGCCCTTTCTCGTTCGCTTCGCCGCCGTGATCTTCGATTACCCCCGGGAGCGGCTGATTCTGGAACCGCGGGCGGAGGGGCCTGCCGAGTAG
- a CDS encoding helix-turn-helix transcriptional regulator, with protein sequence MFGDFVKAQRLALDLSLRQFCQKLELDPSNWSKVERGILPPPKDEVFLERLANLLQIEIGSPKWQELSDLAHVDRGEIPGYVMQDEELVKLLPVFFRTIDSIKPTRQEIIQLLESIKEAHK encoded by the coding sequence ATGTTCGGTGACTTCGTAAAGGCGCAAAGATTGGCGTTGGATTTGAGCCTACGCCAATTTTGCCAGAAGCTGGAACTGGATCCCAGCAACTGGAGCAAGGTCGAGCGCGGGATTCTTCCGCCGCCCAAGGATGAGGTATTTCTGGAGCGGTTGGCAAATTTACTGCAAATCGAAATTGGCTCACCGAAGTGGCAAGAGCTCTCCGACCTGGCGCATGTTGACCGGGGAGAGATCCCAGGGTATGTGATGCAGGATGAGGAGCTAGTTAAATTGCTGCCCGTCTTTTTCAGGACCATTGACAGCATCAAACCCACTAGACAAGAGATAATCCAACTGCTGGAGAGCATTAAGGAGGCGCATAAATGA
- a CDS encoding C13 family peptidase, with product MKKIALISILLVCAGAAMTPQEAGGLVIERDLGGVTEAKRVYVYPENLSGGEIEFWHHSITLPDESGYFVFVDDYPAANWEHPARAFFVTEDGRITIWDVSTPPKYLQDDLVELTDGSIYDGLIHTEYHIPTLEEVQPTREYLDKIIPQPDERAGVRYAFLMSGGANQGNNHIRYWNDMASMYWTLINIYGYDENDIFVLMSDGDNPGVDRSDGTNSPLDLDGDSDDDYHDPCTRTYVFQYFNDLEALLTSEDSLFIFTTDHGGSGSYLNLWNFESLWDYEFADELDDIAFSQCIITMEQCYSGGFVDDVDDIPNVVISTACSASESSWAMPPNYYYDTYVYFWTAGVNGEFPGWPVDMGGGTADADSDDDGTVTAHEAFIYAEAEDFSSETPQYCDVSGIGEEISLWGGGLGPRIRMTSYEVLGDEGDALLVPGEDADISLTLKNTGGETATNVVAVLSSDDTDIEVTVDEIDFGDLDPDEETEGPNPFEITVSSFADDPGVYYLGCDVTADGGIQETFTIMVTVGSEFGFFDDIEDGEGDWAHSGDVDLWHIEDYRARSPEYSWKCGGEDDGNYEPNMDCYLYSPMILVGLENPQLDFWTFYKIAPGGDGCRLEFGDDARTWEELEVYYGTQQDWLQETFDLTDYAGVIGQFRFNFFSNGSTEREGFYFDDFEVSPPDVGIALVDFTVGSTDAGALVSWTPGDGDTTVGFSIYRQDGVLVDSMVLATGDRNPLVPLNSTPIPGGSSSYRYLDSDVTSGGDYLYYLKATDSDGTLSLFGPVEFHYDAEAGSRTTKFDAPFPNPASGEVTFAFSLAVDGRASLAVYDLAGRRVATLVDTDLVAGRHEIGWDASGIASGAYIIRLVTEGRTLNQRLVISR from the coding sequence ATGAAAAAGATAGCCCTTATTTCGATCCTTCTCGTCTGCGCCGGGGCGGCCATGACACCGCAGGAGGCCGGTGGGCTCGTCATCGAGCGCGATCTCGGCGGCGTCACCGAGGCCAAGAGGGTCTACGTGTACCCCGAGAACCTCTCCGGCGGCGAGATCGAGTTCTGGCACCACTCGATCACACTTCCCGACGAGTCGGGGTACTTCGTCTTCGTGGACGATTACCCCGCGGCCAACTGGGAACACCCCGCCCGCGCCTTCTTCGTCACCGAGGACGGACGGATCACCATCTGGGACGTTTCCACGCCCCCCAAGTACCTCCAGGACGACCTGGTCGAGCTCACCGACGGCAGCATCTACGACGGGCTCATTCACACCGAGTACCACATCCCCACCTTGGAGGAGGTCCAGCCCACCCGCGAGTACCTGGACAAGATAATCCCCCAGCCGGATGAGCGGGCCGGCGTGCGCTACGCGTTCCTCATGAGCGGCGGCGCCAACCAGGGCAACAACCACATCCGCTACTGGAACGACATGGCCTCCATGTACTGGACGCTCATCAACATCTATGGCTACGACGAGAACGACATCTTCGTCCTGATGTCCGACGGTGACAACCCGGGCGTTGATCGCTCCGACGGCACGAACTCGCCCCTGGACCTCGACGGCGACTCGGACGACGACTACCACGACCCCTGCACCCGGACCTACGTCTTCCAGTACTTCAACGACCTCGAGGCCCTGTTGACGTCCGAGGACAGCCTCTTCATCTTCACCACCGACCACGGCGGGAGCGGTTCCTACCTCAACCTGTGGAACTTTGAGTCGCTCTGGGACTACGAGTTCGCCGACGAGCTGGACGACATCGCCTTCTCCCAGTGCATCATCACCATGGAGCAGTGCTACTCCGGCGGCTTCGTAGACGACGTGGACGATATACCCAACGTGGTCATCTCCACGGCCTGCTCGGCCAGTGAGTCCTCCTGGGCCATGCCTCCCAACTACTACTACGACACCTACGTGTACTTCTGGACGGCGGGCGTAAACGGTGAGTTCCCCGGCTGGCCCGTGGACATGGGCGGCGGGACGGCCGACGCCGACTCCGACGACGACGGCACCGTGACCGCGCACGAGGCCTTCATCTACGCCGAGGCGGAGGACTTCTCATCCGAAACGCCGCAGTACTGCGACGTCTCCGGCATCGGCGAGGAAATCAGCCTCTGGGGCGGCGGGCTCGGGCCCCGCATCCGCATGACATCCTACGAGGTGCTGGGCGACGAGGGCGACGCGCTCCTGGTTCCCGGCGAGGATGCCGACATATCCCTCACCCTGAAGAACACGGGCGGCGAGACAGCCACCAATGTGGTCGCCGTCCTCTCCTCCGATGACACCGACATCGAGGTCACCGTGGACGAGATTGACTTCGGCGACCTCGATCCCGACGAGGAGACGGAGGGGCCCAACCCCTTCGAAATTACAGTTTCCAGCTTCGCCGACGATCCCGGCGTCTACTACCTCGGCTGCGATGTCACCGCGGACGGCGGAATCCAAGAAACCTTCACCATCATGGTCACCGTGGGTTCCGAGTTCGGCTTCTTCGACGACATCGAGGACGGCGAGGGCGACTGGGCCCACTCGGGTGACGTGGACCTGTGGCACATCGAGGACTACCGCGCCCGCTCACCGGAATATTCATGGAAGTGCGGCGGCGAGGATGACGGGAACTACGAGCCCAACATGGACTGCTACCTCTACTCCCCGATGATTCTCGTCGGTCTGGAAAACCCGCAGCTCGACTTCTGGACCTTCTACAAAATCGCTCCCGGAGGCGACGGCTGCAGGCTCGAATTCGGCGACGACGCCCGTACCTGGGAGGAGCTGGAGGTGTACTACGGCACCCAGCAGGATTGGCTGCAGGAGACCTTCGACCTCACCGACTACGCCGGCGTCATCGGCCAGTTCCGCTTCAACTTCTTCTCCAACGGTTCGACCGAGCGCGAGGGCTTCTACTTCGACGACTTCGAGGTCTCGCCGCCCGACGTGGGCATCGCGCTGGTTGATTTCACCGTCGGGTCCACCGACGCGGGAGCCCTGGTGTCCTGGACCCCGGGCGACGGCGACACCACCGTCGGATTCAGCATTTACCGCCAGGACGGCGTTCTCGTTGACTCCATGGTCCTGGCGACCGGAGACCGCAACCCGCTGGTTCCGCTGAACTCCACGCCGATTCCCGGCGGCAGCTCCAGCTACCGCTACCTGGACTCAGACGTGACCTCCGGCGGCGACTACCTCTACTACCTCAAGGCCACCGACTCCGACGGGACCCTGTCCCTCTTCGGACCGGTCGAGTTCCACTACGACGCCGAGGCCGGCTCGCGGACGACCAAGTTCGACGCGCCATTCCCGAATCCCGCCTCGGGCGAGGTGACCTTCGCCTTCAGCCTCGCCGTTGACGGCCGGGCCTCCCTGGCGGTGTACGACCTCGCCGGGCGCCGGGTGGCCACGCTGGTGGACACCGACCTCGTCGCCGGGCGGCACGAGATAGGCTGGGACGCCTCGGGTATCGCCTCGGGCGCTTACATCATCCGCCTGGTAACCGAAGGGCGCACCCTGAACCAGCGCCTGGTCATCAGCCGGTAG